From a single Lolium rigidum isolate FL_2022 chromosome 7, APGP_CSIRO_Lrig_0.1, whole genome shotgun sequence genomic region:
- the LOC124670598 gene encoding splicing factor YJU2-like — protein sequence MGERKPTNKYYPPDFDPSKLPSRRPPKNQQATVRMMLPMRVRCATCGEHLAPGTKFNSRKEDVPGERYLGAIPVYRFYIRCTRCSAEIAFKTDPKNSGYVVESGGFETRRGAAVEDNEAAAMGRREDCEDAMSALESRARDGVCEMAVDAAQEEMRSLRSRHARASQEQLLESLSHHRVAEDRKTSQELAEEDEKLISSTKFHCSKDFVFRIQEDEEEDEEEEDFFEELMARLATPEADCPEHKKQRKAAPAVSSEGFTGTTMEAKGKSNIHRDNNALRLLGCSYEDDSD from the coding sequence ATGGGCGAGCGCAAGCCGACGAACAAGTACTACCCGCCGGACTTCGACCCGTCGAAGCTCCCTTCGCGGCGTCCACCGAAGAACCAGCAGGCGACGGTGCGCATGATGCTCCCCATGCGCGTCCGCTGCGCCACCTGCGGCGAGCACCTCGCCCCGGGCACCAAGTTCAACTCCCGGAAGGAGGACGTCCCCGGCGAGAGGTACCTGGGCGCCATCCCGGTCTACAGGTTCTACATCCGGTGCACGCGGTGCTCCGCGGAGATCGCGTTCAAGACGGACCCCAAGAACTCGGGCTACGTGGTCGAGTCGGGCGGCTTCGAGACGCGGCGCGGCGCCGCCGTTGAGGACAACGAGGCGGCGGCGATGGGGAGGCGAGAGGACTGCGAGGACGCTATGAGCGCACTGGAGAGCCGGGCCCGCGACGGCGTGTGCGAGATGGCCGTGGACGCGGCGCAGGAGGAGATGCGGTCGCTCAGGTCCAGGCACGCCCGGGCATCGCAGGAGCAGCTGCTTGAGTCGCTGAGCCACCACCGTGTTGCTGAAGACCGTAAGACCTCGCAAGAgctggcggaggaggacgagaaaCTGATCAGCTCTACCAAGTTCCACTGCTCGAAGGACTTCGTTTTTCGGATccaggaagacgaggaggaggatgaggaagaggaggatttCTTTGAGGAGTTAATGGCCAGACTCGCGACCCCGGAGGCCGATTGCCCAGAACATAAGAAACAGCGAAAAGCCGCCCCGGCTGTTTCGTCGGAAGGATTCACGGGCACGACTATGGAAGCCAAGGGCAAGTCGAATATCCACAGGGATAATAATGCTCTTCGGTTGCTGGGCTGCAGCTACGAAGACGACAGCGACTAG